The following DNA comes from Capsicum annuum cultivar UCD-10X-F1 chromosome 7, UCD10Xv1.1, whole genome shotgun sequence.
ATGTGCTCCACAACAGCCTTTAGGTGCACTTTTATCCTTTAGCCCACTATGTGActtgaaataatttttctttgtgacACAGCAATTTTCTTGCAGCTATTATCACAGGAAATGAGCCGAAAAGTTTCTCAGAAGTCATGAATGACAAATGGTGGAGGATAGCAACGCAACAAGAGATTCAAGCattggatgataatgaaaatatgggCAATAGAGACATTTGTCTCGGGATGATAAAGCACTTGTACTTTTACAAGATGAAGTACCACTTGAATGATACTGTCGGACCATATGAGGCATGGTTGGTTATCTTAGACAAACATTAGATCGATAGAGTTGATTACAGCTAGACTTTTGCTCTAGTTGCTAAGATTGAGATTGTTCAGACATTTTTGGCTATTGCTGAAGCAAGAAAGTGGTAATTGCATCAGATGAATGTGCATAATGCCTTCTTACATGGAGATCTCAAGGAGGAAGTGTATATGAAATTGCCACCAGGGTTTCAAATTGCTAGTCCGGGGAAGGTGTGCTAGCTCCGGAAATGTTTGTACGGACTGAAACAAGCACCGTAGTGTTGTTTTGCGAAACTGTCAACTCCTTTGATGAGGTATggctttgaacaatcatactggAATTATTCTCTTTTCACGATACAGCGGGGTAAGGTGCAGATCAATGTTTTTGTTAATGTGGACGACTTTATTATTTCCAGGAATGAGCACAGCTCCATTGGACAGTTTAAAGACTATCTGCACTGGTGTTTAAGGAAGGATTTGGGcactttgaagaatttttgggAGTTGAAATTGCCAGGGATCCCACTGGGATATTTTTCTGTCAATGAAAATATGCCATGGACATAACTGCTGGGAGCCAAGCCATTTAGCATTCCCTTGGAGCAGAATCATCAGTTGGCACTGGCTGGTGGCTCAGACCTTAAAGATCCAGAGCGATATTGTCAACTGGTTGGTCGACCTATATCTCTAATTCACCCTGCTAGAGTTGTCATATTGAGCACATGTGTTGTCTATGagaaatattggagaaaaatattattgaattattgtttctacattattacaccgagaccctatttatagacactacattgaAATCCTTTTTTCAAGTAGGACACTACATTAAATCCTTTTTCCAATTAGGATtctatatactattcctatttctactccaGTTCTAACACTTCctctcaagctggtgcatacaggTCAATATGTATTGAgcttgttataaatgtattaatACAAGGAccagtgagggacttggtgaagatatctgcaagaaaactgGTAAGGACTGGTCGGGACGTCTGGGCGATCTCAGTTGAAAAGGAACAAATTGAAAGTCGATTTGTTGTTGGAAAATTGCCGAAAATTGgtataaaatatatgggtcatcccgaaatcaagagatgagtagatcttgaacaagaaaGCCAACGAAAACCTAGTTGGAACATGATCACGcgccggattattagatttgacgGCTGAAAAGTGGTCACAATCTAAGAAAAAATTAGATGGGTAGGTTCGGAAAGATGGCACAACCctaatgaaaaagagaaattatatgggtagggtcggaatgatggcagtTACAGCTTATGGAAGACATGACCATTGAAAGGAAGGTGCgaaggacgcggattagggtagagggctagTAGGTCGGAGCACGTTCGTAATAGTAGGGAGGAGTACTCTGTTTGTTTGTATCTGTGCCTAtagtgtcttgtagcctcttgttcatggtgttttggtgatgtctatgatttcgtaTAGCAAGTTTATaatattactttgtgggtgtcttgttttctttattatctagcggtgtgCCACCCCTTGTTgcttgcttttatgttttttgtttgttatatttgtTATCTGTTCTAAGCGGGGGTCTATCgagaacaacctctctacttcatctaaggtagtggcatggactacgtacactttaccctccccagaccccactttgtgggaatacattgggtatgttggcACCACCCTGTTGGAGAAGAGAAATTATacgggtagggtcggaatgacggcgggaccctactaaaaaagagaaattatataaAGATTGTAACCTCCAGTTGTACGGATAGTGTGACTCAGAGACTGGGCAGGATGCCTACTGACCCATCATTCTCTTACTGGGTGGTGTGTTGCATTCGAGAATCCACCCATGTCTTGGGTGGCCAAAAGCAACTCATGCCTTGCTCTTCAGCGGAGGCAGAACACCATCAATGGCGTTGATCATCTGTTAATTGACATGGCTAAAAGGCATCTTGAATAGTTTGGAAGTGGACTATGAGTATCCAGTTAATATCTACTGTGACAGTCAAGCAGCATTATATATTGCCCGGAATCCCTTTTCCATGAACGAACCAAACATATTGAAGTGGATTGCTATTATGTTCGGAATGAGTTGCAATCCGGTAGTGTATATCCGAGCTATGTTCTGAAACAGAAACAGTTAGCTGATATCTTTATGAAGGCGTTGGGCAAGTCACAGTATGAGCACTTCTTTAAGTAGGGCATTAGGATTCTTATACTCCAACTTGAGGGGGTAGTAAGTGCAGACATGGTAATTATGTATATTGTGATAATGATAGGCCTAATAGGTTAGGGTTAGTATTGTGGACCTAGTAGGTTAGGGCTAGCTAATCTCTAATGAGAAGGCAGAAAAAACTCTCCCAAATTTTtgataatgaattgatagaaaATTCTCCCAAACTATTGCATTCCTTATGGTTCTTCGGTTCTTCTGAATTTAGCAAGCAATGACTAACAGATGATCTTCCTTAAAATTTGCATTTTAAGTAGTACAGAATGAATAAACAGATCTTCTGCTTCCTTCATTGAACAAGTATGATTTCTAATCATTTAAAACATTCAATTTTAGGTACTGAAAATTGATGCATTATCAAACAGCCCCTACTCTTTCTTGTAGAGCCAACATCAGAGAAAGTTAACCGACCTTAATTGAGTTTCCAACTAGATTCGTAATTATCTGCCGGAACCGTCCTGGATCTCCGATAACAACTTCTGGGACTAAATCAGATACATAAACAGCCAACTGTTtccacaaaaataacacaaaatacaAGGTATCATGAACTAGCTAGAGGAATGACAGTAAGAAAAGAGACACACAGAGAGAGAACACTAAGAGAAGGGAGGGAAAAATACGTAGTTATGATGCTGACTTTTAAGAAAAAGAGTATGATAAATGTACCTCAATCCCTTTttcatgagattttcctgagaAGAGTGATGAAACATTATCAAGCTCAGCACGGAGATCAAAAGGAACAGCCTCCAGCTCAAGCCTTCCCGATTCAATCTTAGCTTGATCCAGCACCTCATTAATCAATGATATCAGATCTTTCCCACTATTATGAGCAGTTTGTGCATAATCCAGTTGCATTGGGTCAAGGTTGGTGTCCATGAGCATTTGAAGCATGCCTGTACATGTTGAataaattattatcaatatatgaCTACATATGTAATTAGAATCTCCCTTTTCCATATTTTCTTCCCTCCCAGTCTCCCTTTCTGTTAATCAAGTGCAAAGTTGTAAAATTACTGCATGTTAATTACCTAACACACCATTCATCGGAGTCCTGATTTCATGAGAAACCGTTGCAAGAAACTGTAAAATGAAGGAAGTGAGTAGAAAAGAAAGGGTCTTCAGAAGATGAACAAAAGAAGTGGATCTATTTTAAGAGGATTGAAAGTTACTTCAGAAccatgttatcatgaaatgacGGAACTCAATGAAATGAAATGACACCTAGAGGGTAAAACATAATCTGATTAATAGGTGGATCAAACCTGAGATTTTGCTATATCTGCAACCTCAGCACGATGTTTGAGCACAATCATGTCCTGATACTGACCCTCAACTACAGCAATTCTGTCGATGGCAGCATCGAAGATATGACCAATAAGCAGAGTGATAACAAGGCCTCCGACAGATAGAGTTATTGCTGTCCAGGGTGGAGAAGGTTTCTGCTTGAACCTGTGATAAAGTAAAGATAATTTTAAACTGGAAAAATATTCATGGCATTAAATTTTACATCGTGGACACTACAATTATTTGACCTGCAATGCATCTCATGGTTCCTCGCTGGATCCCCAAAATCAAGGTGGCTGACATACGGTAATTCTGTGTCGTTCTCATCCATGCCATACATTTTAATTGGAGAAAACTTGTTAGTTGTGTCATAAACATTTACCACAATAGTTTGCTTGCTCGCAAGCTGATACAGAAGCTTTTCGACCAATGATGGAACATCGTAAGAAGCACCAATGTACCTTTACAAGTAAAAGCAAAAATGCACACAATAAGAAATTAGGGATAAAAGACTTGAACCAACATCTAGAGCTGTACtagtaaaatctcaattttatatCATGCAACTTACCCAATAGTAGCATTGATGCGGTCCGCTGGGGTAGCATAAGGAGGGAGATTAGTATTATAGACAGCAAATGTAAGAACAACACCCAGGTGATTGGATTTCAATAGTTTAAAGGGTGACGTCAAAACCCCCTTGCCAGAGGCCCTTGCTCGCAAAATGTTCTCACGGTCCTCCTATAAACAACCACAAAAATAACACCAGTCTCAAGAAATAGCAAGGTAAACTTAAGCACTTAAGGAAGTTCCCTACAACTTGCAAGTCGAGAATATAGGTTTTTACACACAGTTAGACCAGAAGACACGGGAATATTTATACACGTGAAACACCATAAGAAGACAAAGGCAACATGTTCCAACAGAGACATAGATTTAGGTAAATTGTCAAACGGACCATCATAGATAACAAAACACTTACACCCTTGATCAAAGACACACGGGTTTGTTCGAAACCATCATTATAAATTTTACCGTTTCCTAGGGATGGGAATGGTCTGGACTAGGTAGGAAAGACATTGCCAGTGGTGGTGGAGGGCAAGGATCTGTTTTTTAACTTTTGGCGTCACTATTTTGCTTCCTTTAACATCAACATCATTTAAAACTGCAAAAAAGGGAAGCCCGGTTCACAAAGCATCTCAAGTTAGCAGGTCCGGGAAGGGCAAAAGGATAATAAATCTTAGCAGAAAGGGACATCGCAGGATAGGGTGCGATTGGTAGAAATCTTTCACCATCCCCAACTCGTCTTCACCCGTTGTCATCCATATTTATTAAGCCTCAATGCAGAATAATCTATCTAAGCCAGTTTtctaatggattatgatattcaGTAAATTagtaaaagaggaaaaagaattTATAATCGGGAATGCACACCTTTCCAGACATCATATCAATCGAGACGATATGAGAAACCGTTTGTTGTGAAAATATGACAGGTGCATATTCATCTTGATCAGGAGCAGGATCCAAGTTTGCAGGGATATAATCCTGCGCTAAAGTTTGGTCCTCTGATTCCATTTTCTTGATAGTCCACCCATGTAGCTTCTCAAACTCTTCTCTCTCTGCATGTAGAACCCTTAAAGCATAGGCAACACCACTTGTAAGTGGCCTCTCAAAAGCTGTTCTCTCAGTATATTCTTCAAAAGTTTTCTGTAGAGCACAAGAAAACACATCATAGTTACATTCAAAGTCCAAAGACAAACTTGTACACTCTTCCGAACTCCCACTTTATCATGCTTTAACCTTTCTTTcgtttttttccttcattttttggCTGGAGAGGGTGGTATAGAAACATTGTCTAAATAAGTTTCTGTTGTTTAATTCCATTTATGAAAAATGCAAGTTGCAGTTCTTAGTGTTACTAGTCCAGTTCAATCATTTAGCACGAGTTGTTGAATCAGATACATAGCATACCACATTGCTAGAAAGAAAGCATATGGCCTGCTCACACCAAAAGGAAGGGGGGATGGGtaaagaacaaaggaaaaaaaagaaactgCTATCTGACTTATACATGGACAAAGTGAAGTCACCGAACTACGGAACAtacaaacaaaatatgaaaaacatatcgAATGAGTCAAATTAATGAAAGCTATAGTTGTACCTGGTCTATTGCAGAAGGTTGCTTTCCATGGTGAAATGTGGAAACAAGAATAGCCAATGCATGCACATGGTTCATGCTTACGTTGAACTGGTCCTGCAACATGCGCGCTCGTTCGTCACACATGCTTGTCAGTGTTTCTTCCCTCCTCAATGCAATGTCTGCACTCAGGTACAAATACAACCAGATGGATAGGATCACCCCACTAAAGACAAAGATAACAAGAGCCTTTTTCCTCCACTTCCCACCAGTTCGAGAGGAAAACCGAGCTTGCTGCTGCTGCTGTAGTGGATGTTGAGACGGTGGTTGCTGCTGAATGAAGCTGTGCTGTTGATTTACCCCATATTTTGCACATGACTCAAGTATCTTCCAGCTGACCACAATCCCGAGAAGGACCCACCAGCATAGTTTTGTGAGACAGAAGGCAATACCATCAAAGTAATCTGGGTTATGATTCCCAATTTCTCTTATTTGTGATGCTTCCTGATAAAAATGAACCACACAAAAACGGTGTGAGAAATCTAGATAATCACAGGGTTTACCGATTCCTTCAAGCACAGCTTGAGGATAATTTTCTGATTATTTCAGACCACATGTTAACTTCGCAATTATTTACATGAAGAGGACAATTGATACATCAGACCAAAAGTATTTTGGATCTTCCTGCCGTATGCGCGTTGGTAGTTGTTAGAGTGCACGTGGACATGCAAATGTGTGTACTAAAGCCACTATCCGGATAATTACAATCAGCTCAAAGGCAAGTCGGCCTTCAAATGATACAATTACTTCCTGGCCATAAAGTTCAATGTACAGGGAAGTAAGAATATACAGAGCCCGGATTGAGTAAACTACTAATTTGTGCAAAGACTTCATGAATACAACTAACTAAAATCATAATGGAATTTTCCTCAGTTGCAAGGAAAAGATAGTAAAGATCAGTTTCTAACCATTCATAAGGGCTCACCTTTTCAAAGAACTGAGGATCTGTTGAGACTAGTGAAGATATACGATGCAAAACAAATGGTAACGACTCGTCATCTAGTGAAATCTCACTATTTGCCAGTGCCTCCTCATCTGGAACTGGGCACTGGCCTTTTGCTTCAATATTGTCTACAACCATCTCATATAGCTCTTTGTGTTTCAGACTCTCCGAACCTAGCACCTTGAGAAGGCAAGTAATGGTAGTACTCATCGGCATTTCACGCCCATGATCTTTTGAACATTTCAAGGATGAAATCTACACAGTTGAGATAACTGAGGTCAGTTACTACAAACAGAGATATCTGATCTTTAAGCATAAGAGAGGGAACGGTATGAAAGatgacttctttttcttttccctttgacaacaattttctttttgataattCAGAAATCAAAATTTAGCAAAGCCTCTAAGGTAGTAACAAAGAAAAGGAACAGTAAAAGTGACATTCAAGTACTCCCAACACTTCAAGCCACACTTAACATGTCATCCCGGAACTTCAGGTTACATTTATAAAGCTGACATCCAAAGTAGAATGCAATAGCATGTTTCCTATAGCAAAACTCTCTTCACTAATTATTTGCCCATCTATTTTCTACTCACTcgtctcttctctctttctcacaACCAAGCCAGATACATTTGTTTCGTACATGATGGTAAATTTACAAGAGCTAGGTGAGTGCATAAGAGTTCCAAATTTACTCAACAAACTAGCCAACTTTATTTATAACTAGAGGAGTTTCTCAAAGATAATGCCTTCTGAAGGtgtttgaaatatttgattttcTCTATAGCACTAATACGGTGGGGGTAACAGATGGCTAGAgggatatttattttgaattttaatttctggTGACATTTTCTTACATGTTGGAATAAGCAAATTATATGTGTCTCCAGATGGCAATGCAACAGTTGTGACAAATTTTGGTAGGCCATTAGAGATATGTTATTACGGAAGACCTAAttttggttttccaccttttAAGGAAATTGTAAGTCCAAACTGTTTTTCCATTGGCAAAAATGGGAATATAACCAGAAGCGCCACACCATTACACACTAGCACTGTAGGCAGAGAAAATTCCAGCTGCATACTGATTTATGGAAGAAACTACATAAAAGAAGATTTCTTCAATGACTGGAAGGCCTATAATTGGAGTT
Coding sequences within:
- the LOC107878124 gene encoding histidine kinase 2, which codes for MSFSVLGGFALKFSRHFLKICRWILLKMSLNCKLLGMNGSFSSSFRLKKARESLPGPNCGWRWQRKLLFLWLIFFGIGFFWLVISLNGVVYSRKQEVSEPNEDKSYFLLERFNVSKEQIQALATLFFEKDQISSLKCSKDHGREMPMSTTITCLLKVLGSESLKHKELYEMVVDNIEAKGQCPVPDEEALANSEISLDDESLPFVLHRISSLVSTDPQFFEKEASQIREIGNHNPDYFDGIAFCLTKLCWWVLLGIVVSWKILESCAKYGVNQQHSFIQQQPPSQHPLQQQQQARFSSRTGGKWRKKALVIFVFSGVILSIWLYLYLSADIALRREETLTSMCDERARMLQDQFNVSMNHVHALAILVSTFHHGKQPSAIDQKTFEEYTERTAFERPLTSGVAYALRVLHAEREEFEKLHGWTIKKMESEDQTLAQDYIPANLDPAPDQDEYAPVIFSQQTVSHIVSIDMMSGKEDRENILRARASGKGVLTSPFKLLKSNHLGVVLTFAVYNTNLPPYATPADRINATIGYIGASYDVPSLVEKLLYQLASKQTIVVNVYDTTNKFSPIKMYGMDENDTELPYVSHLDFGDPARNHEMHCRFKQKPSPPWTAITLSVGGLVITLLIGHIFDAAIDRIAVVEGQYQDMIVLKHRAEVADIAKSQFLATVSHEIRTPMNGVLGMLQMLMDTNLDPMQLDYAQTAHNSGKDLISLINEVLDQAKIESGRLELEAVPFDLRAELDNVSSLFSGKSHEKGIELAVYVSDLVPEVVIGDPGRFRQIITNLVGNSIKFTDVKGHIFVTVHLADEVKNPRDVKDKVLKQSLTFVQERSNTSWNTLSGFPVVDRWQSWQKFERLSSMEEEVGKIKLLVTIEDTGVGIPFDAQSRIFTPFMQADSSTSRTYGGTGIGLSISKRLVDLMGGKIGFFSEPGIGSTFSFTAVFARGEEGSLEEQYDPVVSEFRGLRALVIDDKSIRAEVTRYHLQRLGICVNINSTMRSACSYLSSYSNTGALEHLAVVFVDEDSWDKETSLTLSNMLKELRPNGSTSALGKPPKICLLCMSSLERDDLKSAGMVDHVLAKPVRLSGLITCFQEAIGYRHKKQVTRGKPSTLGSLLTGKHILVVDDNVVNRRVAEGALKKYGAIVTCVDSGKAALKHLNPPHKFDACFMDFQMPEMDGFEATRQIRNLENKYNEKVDSGELLPSMSAKVAQWHTPILAMTADVIQATSEECLKCGMDDYVSKPFEEGQLYSAVARFFESG